A single genomic interval of Halorubrum aethiopicum harbors:
- the rnhB gene encoding ribonuclease HII, translating into MYVGVDEAGKGPVLGPMIAAAVRADPESLPADVDDSKRVAPDRRREIAAELRASDAVDVAVATVETAEIDAPDTDMNTLTVRGQARAVRGAARAGDRVVADAGDTSEDRFARRLREFATDTGTAESVTVDAAHGADESDPVVGAASVVAKVARDARMAAIDAAYPDYDGVGSGYPSDPTTRAFLRAYVADHGDVPPHARRSWSTCADALAAAEQSGLDEF; encoded by the coding sequence GTGTACGTCGGCGTCGACGAGGCCGGAAAGGGGCCCGTGCTCGGGCCGATGATCGCCGCGGCGGTGCGCGCGGACCCGGAGAGCCTGCCGGCCGACGTCGACGACTCGAAGCGCGTCGCCCCCGATCGCCGGCGGGAGATCGCGGCGGAACTGCGGGCGAGCGACGCGGTCGATGTCGCGGTCGCGACCGTCGAGACCGCGGAGATCGACGCGCCCGACACGGACATGAACACGCTCACCGTCCGGGGACAGGCGCGGGCGGTGCGTGGCGCGGCGCGGGCCGGCGACCGCGTCGTCGCCGACGCGGGCGACACCTCCGAGGACCGGTTCGCGCGGCGGCTGCGGGAGTTCGCCACCGACACCGGTACCGCCGAATCCGTCACCGTCGACGCTGCCCACGGCGCGGACGAGTCCGACCCCGTCGTCGGCGCGGCGAGCGTCGTCGCGAAGGTGGCCCGCGACGCCCGAATGGCCGCCATCGACGCGGCGTACCCCGACTACGACGGCGTCGGCAGCGGCTACCCGAGCGACCCGACGACGCGGGCGTTCCTCCGCGCGTACGTCGCCGACCACGGGGACGTCCCGCCGCACGCCCGCCGCTCGTGGTCGACGTGCGCGGACGCGCTCGCGGCCGCGGAACAGTCCGGCCTCGACGAGTTCTGA
- a CDS encoding 30S ribosomal protein S8e, whose protein sequence is MKDQGRSTRKRTGGRLKHASNKKRHQLGREPAETTVGETRVQYIDSRGNERKVRALATNVAQVADGDEVVEADIEDVVENPSNVNYVRRNIVTKGAVIETSEGRARVTSRPGQTGQVNAVLIE, encoded by the coding sequence ATGAAAGACCAGGGACGCTCCACGCGCAAGCGAACCGGCGGCCGACTGAAACACGCCTCGAACAAGAAGCGCCACCAGCTCGGCCGCGAGCCCGCCGAGACGACGGTCGGCGAGACCCGCGTTCAGTACATCGACTCCCGCGGCAACGAGCGGAAGGTCCGCGCGCTCGCGACGAACGTCGCGCAGGTCGCCGACGGCGACGAGGTCGTCGAGGCCGACATCGAGGACGTCGTCGAGAACCCCTCGAACGTCAACTACGTCCGCCGGAACATCGTCACCAAGGGTGCCGTCATCGAGACCTCGGAGGGCCGCGCCCGCGTCACCTCCCGACCCGGCCAGACCGGCCAGGTCAACGCCGTCCTGATCGAGTAG
- a CDS encoding ferredoxin, whose amino-acid sequence MSDARGTEPDDADGEDGSDDGVLAASDLGGEGPPIEEKPYKIVFEANKCFGAGKCAEVADNWEMDVVSGMAKPRTYYIGEDDLAENVRAAEVCPAKKERGVIHVVDRRTDEEIAPDPHGDGTLSVDW is encoded by the coding sequence ATGAGCGACGCGCGCGGGACGGAACCCGACGACGCCGACGGGGAGGACGGGAGCGACGACGGCGTCCTCGCCGCGAGCGACCTCGGCGGCGAGGGGCCGCCGATCGAGGAGAAGCCGTACAAGATCGTCTTCGAGGCGAACAAGTGCTTCGGCGCGGGCAAGTGCGCGGAGGTCGCCGACAACTGGGAGATGGACGTGGTGAGCGGGATGGCGAAGCCGCGGACCTACTACATCGGCGAGGACGACCTGGCCGAGAACGTCCGGGCCGCCGAGGTGTGTCCGGCGAAGAAGGAGCGCGGCGTCATCCACGTCGTCGACCGGCGGACCGACGAGGAGATCGCGCCGGACCCGCACGGCGACGGGACGCTGTCGGTCGATTGGTGA
- a CDS encoding 1,4-dihydroxy-2-naphthoyl-CoA synthase, translating into MVSEIFDPDAWEPVTDEFEDVTYHRARDAPVVRIAFDRPEVRNAFRPGTVDELYAALDHARKQADVGCVLLTGNGPSEKDGGWAFCAGGDQSVRGGSGYEYRDDDEADEADDPLVREAKAGRLHVLEVQRLIRFMPKPVVAVVPGWAVGGGHSLHVVCDLTLASDEHAKFLQTDPDVASFDGGFGSAYLAKQVGQKKAREVFFRGKTYSAAEAVDMGMANEAVPHEDLESVALEWAEEMTSKSPTAMRMLKYAFNMTDDGMVGQQVFAGEATRLAYMTEEAQEGRDAFLEKRDPEFDEYPWHY; encoded by the coding sequence ATGGTCTCGGAGATCTTCGACCCCGACGCGTGGGAGCCGGTCACGGACGAGTTCGAGGACGTGACGTACCATCGCGCCCGCGACGCGCCGGTCGTCCGGATCGCGTTCGACCGCCCCGAGGTCCGGAACGCCTTTCGTCCCGGAACCGTCGACGAGCTGTACGCCGCGCTCGATCACGCCCGCAAGCAGGCCGACGTGGGCTGTGTCCTCCTGACGGGGAACGGCCCCTCCGAGAAGGACGGCGGCTGGGCGTTCTGCGCCGGCGGCGACCAGTCCGTGCGCGGCGGCTCCGGCTACGAGTACCGCGACGACGACGAGGCCGACGAGGCGGACGACCCCCTCGTGCGCGAGGCGAAGGCCGGCCGGCTCCACGTCCTCGAGGTCCAGCGGCTGATCCGGTTCATGCCCAAACCCGTCGTCGCGGTCGTCCCCGGCTGGGCGGTCGGCGGCGGCCACTCGCTCCACGTCGTCTGTGACCTGACGCTCGCGAGCGACGAGCACGCGAAGTTCCTCCAGACCGACCCCGACGTGGCCTCCTTCGACGGCGGGTTCGGCTCCGCCTACCTCGCCAAGCAGGTCGGCCAGAAGAAGGCCCGCGAGGTGTTCTTCCGCGGGAAGACTTACTCCGCCGCGGAGGCCGTCGACATGGGAATGGCCAACGAGGCGGTCCCCCACGAGGACCTCGAGAGCGTCGCCCTGGAGTGGGCCGAGGAGATGACGAGCAAGTCGCCGACCGCGATGCGCATGCTGAAGTACGCGTTCAACATGACCGACGACGGCATGGTCGGCCAGCAGGTGTTCGCGGGCGAGGCGACCCGGCTCGCGTACATGACCGAGGAGGCCCAGGAGGGCCGCGACGCCTTCTTAGAGAAGCGCGACCCCGAGTTCGACGAGTATCCCTGGCACTACTGA